The Manihot esculenta cultivar AM560-2 chromosome 11, M.esculenta_v8, whole genome shotgun sequence genome includes a region encoding these proteins:
- the LOC110625679 gene encoding protein NRT1/ PTR FAMILY 2.8 has protein sequence MIEIRDDVPSSSPLEQHIPSSSSPPAARNLGGWKAIRYILGNESFEKLASMSLIANMTVYLQNKYHMGGASNVNVTTIWSGSSNVTSLLGAFLADTYLGRFRTLLFGTISSLLGMVLMTLTAAVPQLTPPKCEGESHCLQPEKWQLGFLFVSLGFLSIGAGGIRPCNIAFGADQFDTTTAKGRANLESFFNWWYFFFTIALLVALTGVIYIQTDVSWVIGLVIPTACLCISISIFLIGRHTFICKKPQGSIFADMLKVITAAYRKRQLNIALGSQLSFYDPPINDSDFHLKLSPTDRFKFLDKAAIITDPSELDAQGRPKNTWRLCSLQQVEQLKCLAALLPVWVSGIACFIPMDQHNAFGILQAIQMNKSLGSHFKIPPGWMGLTSMIALSIWIFIYEFVFIRQAKKLTGKDKGFTVAQRIKIGIVMSILCMLVAAIVEKKRRDSALKHGSFASPITVAVLLPQFILSGLIEAFAAVAMMEFYTTQMPESMRTVAGAVFFLSLSISSYVGSLLIYIIHHLTGKNEKSPPWLGGHDLNKNRLDYYYYVIAGLGAVNFLYFNFFASRYAVNSSVGEVELEKSNCHSKLHGDEEKGLEIHLR, from the exons ATGATAGAGATAAGGGACGACGTCCCCTCTTCTTCACCATTAGAGCAGCACATCCCATCTTCTTCATCGCCTCCAGCTGCAAGAAATCTCGGAGGATGGAAAGCCATAAGATATATTCTTG GGAACGAGTCATTTGAAAAGCTGGCTTCTATGAGCTTGATTGCCAATATGACAGTTTATCTGCAAAACAAATACCACATGGGAGGTGCATCTAATGTCAATGTCACCACTATATGGTCTGGTTCCTCCAACGTTACATCTCTATTAGGTGCATTTCTTGCTGATACTTACTTGGGCAGATTTCGTACCCTTCTCTTTGGGACCATATCTTCTCTTCTG GGCATGGTGTTAATGACCCTGACAGCAGCTGTGCCTCAGTTAACACCCCCGAAATGCGAAGGGGAGTCCCACTGCCTCCAGCCTGAAAAATGGCAGCTGGGATTCCTCTTTGTGAGTCTTGGGTTTTTGTCAATAGGAGCTGGTGGCATTAGACCCTGCAATATTGCCTTTGGTGCTGATCAATTTGACACCACAACTGCAAAGGGCAGAGCGAACCTAGAGAGCTTTTTCAATTGGTGGTACTTCTTCTTTACAATTGCCCTGTTGGTAGCTCTTACAGGAGTTATCTACATTCAGACTGATGTCAGTTGGGTAATAGGCCTTGTCATCCCAACCGCTTGTCTCTGTATCTCCATATCCATTTTCTTGATTGGCCGCCATACTTTTATTTGCAAGAAGCCTCAAGGCAGCATCTTTGCAGATATGCTCAAGGTAATCACAGCTGCCTACAGGAAGCGTCAGCTTAATATTGCGCTGGGTTCTCAGCTTTCATTTTATGATCCGCCTATTAATGACTCAGACTTTCACCTGAAACTTTCTCCTACAGATAGGTTTAAGTTTCTTGATAAGGCAGCTATAATCACTGATCCCAGTGAATTAGATGCCCAAGGCAGGCCCAAGAATACTTGGAGACTTTGCAGCTTGCAGCAGGTGGAGCAACTGAAATGTTTAGCAGCACTTTTGCCAGTTTGGGTATCAGGCATTGCCTGTTTCATACCTATGGATCAACATAATGCATTTGGGATCCTTCAAGCAATTCAAATGAACAAATCTCTTGGATCACATTTCAAAATCCCTCCAGGATGGATGGGCCTTACATCGATGATTGCACTTTCTATATGGATCTTCATTTACGAGTTCGTTTTCATCCGACAAGCAAAGAAGTTGACAGGAAAGGATAAAGGATTCACAGTGGCACAGAGAATCAAGATTGGCATAGTAATGTCAATCCTATGCATGTTAGTAGCTGCGATCGTTGAAAAAAAACGCCGTGACTCAGCTTTGAAACATGGTTCCTTTGCCTCCCCCATAACTGTAGCAGTGCTCCTTCCACAGTTCATCCTGTCAGGCTTAATTGAAGCTTTTGCCGCAGTTGCAATGATGGAATTCTATACCACACAAATGCCAGAGAGCATGAGGACTGTTGCAGGGGCAGTCTTCTTTCTCAGCTTGTCAATATCGAGTTATGTAGGTTCTTTACTCATATATATCATCCACCATCTCACCGGAAAGAATGAGAAATCACCACCATGGTTGGGTGGTCATGACCTTAACAAGAATAGACTTGATTACTACTATTATGTCATTGCAGGCTTGGGAGCAGTAAACTTCCTTTACTTCAATTTCTTTGCTAGCCGTTATGCAGTTAATAGTTCTGTTGGAGAGGTGGAATTGGAGAAAAGCAATTGCCATTCAAAACTGCatggagatgaagaaaaagggCTGGAGATTCATCTCCGATGA
- the LOC110625918 gene encoding probable LRR receptor-like serine/threonine-protein kinase At3g47570, translating to MDIYKFFLIYLQLVLFFLQFLQAHSSGNHTDKLALLNFKAEIISDPDEILNSWNDSLPFCQWYGITCSRRHQRVTLMVLGDHNLIGSISPHIGNLSFLRILNLQNNGFNGRIPQEIGNLLRLQQLNLNNNMIEGDIPLNLTRCSRLKIIQLQRNNLTGKILTELDSLAMLEELRLSVNNLNGTIPPSLGNLSSLAILDAGRMELEGNIPHELGRFTELTFFNFEDNKLSGMIPLSIFNISSLRNISITQNKLSGILPRNIGITLPNLQQIRIGDNLFSGFIPNSFCNASQLEILEVVENNFVGQLPNCLGNLQRLQRLKVADNNLGYNTTSDMAFLTSLKNCSNMKILGFSSNNFGGVLPNSVANLSVQLNQLYFGGNQITGVIPEALENLINLISLDMRGNLLTGVIPSSLGKLRKLQLLDLGENRLSGKVPFTIGNITQLFKLTFSQNNLEGIIPISIRNCQNLLYLDISRNNFNGSIPKEILLPSLSLCLNLSRNSLTGSLPAEVGKLTNINKLDVSGNMLSGEIPVTIGSCSSLEYLYMQQNSFQGMIPSSLISLKGLQKLDISQNNLTGEIPKVLQSLIYLLYLNLSFNNLMGEIPSEGVFNNSSAISLIGNNKLCGGVPELHLPKCPTKEIGHDMLCGATSVFNQPKCPTKEIGHDMELRCANNRICFDESIAIKLVIIIPCVIFFILLMVSSVLAYQWRTSKRKSFVTPVEMDHIVKVSYKELYDATRGFSAHELIGSGSFGSVYKGFLNEIEGPVAIKVLNLGMNGASKSFMDECKVLGKVRHRNLAKLLTYCSSIDYKQNEFKALVYEFIGKGSLEKWLHHTRTNYKSRKLNFLRRLNIAIDVASALHYIHDLYEIPIIHCDLKPSNILIDDDMVAHLSDFGLAKLYTNDVSQSETSSVGIRGTIGYIPPEYGIGSTASKEGDVYSYGILILEMFTGKRPTDKIFKNYLTLHNFVKDALPERLVHITDPTLLPRGMEETQTTNSEIDEQAQTHAEAESSTNGNISRTSIAKEKDGLISVFKVGIACSAQSPKNRMKMRDVIKELHLLRSTFLGVRIFG from the exons ATGGATATTTACaagttttttcttatttatcttcaaCTAGTTCTTTTCTTCTTGCAATTTCTCCAAGCCCATTCTTCAGGAAATCACACTGATAAGCTCGCTTTGCTCAATTTCAAAGCAGAGATAATAAGTGATCCAGATGAAATCCTCAACTCATGGAATGATTCTCTCCCTTTTTGCCAATGGTATGGAATCACTTGCAGTCGCCGCCACCAGAGAGTCACTTTAATGGTGTTAGGAGACCACAATTTGATTGGATCTATATCACCACATATTGGTAATTTGAGTTTTCTAAGAATTCTCAACCTCCAAAACAATGGTTTCAATGGCCGAATTCCACAGGAGATCGGTAATTTACTTCGATTGCAGCAACTCAATCTCAACAACAACATGATAGAAGGTGACATTCCTCTCAATTTGACTCGTTGTTCCCGTCTGAAGATAATCCAACTGCAACGGAATAATCTAACTGGGAAAATCCTGACGGAGCTTGATTCTTTGGCAATGCTTGAAGAGCTTCGTCTCAGTGTCAACAATCTGAATGGAACAATTCCACCTTCTCTTGGTAATCTTTCATCGCTTGCTATCCTTGATGCAGGAAGGATGGAATTGGAGGGAAACATTCCACATGAATTGGGACGATTCACCGAGCTAACATTTTTCAATTTTGAGGATAATAAACTATCTGGTATGATCCCTTTGTCCATTTTCAATATCTCATCTCTTAGAAATATCTCAATTACGCAAAATAAGCTTAGCGGTATCCTACCAAGAAACATAGGGATAACTCTCCCAAATCTCCAGCAGATTAGAATTGGAGACAATTTGTTTTCTGGGTTTATTCCAAATTCATTTTGCAATGCTTCTCAATTGGAGATACTCGAGGTTGTAGAAAACAATTTTGTGGGACAACTCCCGAATTGTTTGGGAAATTTACAGAGGCTTCAGCGGCTTAAAGTTGCTGATAATAACTTGGGATATAATACCACAAGTGATATGGCCTTTTTAACATCTTTGAAGAACTGTAGCAATATGAAAATTCTAGGCTTCAGCTCAAATAATTTTGGAGGTGTTTTGCCCAACTCTGTGGCCAATCTGTCAGTTCAACTTAACCAGCTGTATTTTGGAGGAAATCAAATCACAGGAGTTATTCCTGAAGCATTAGAAAATCTCATCAACTTAATTTCATTAGACATGCGGGGCAATCTTCTCACTGGAGTTATCCCTTCTTCCTTGGGAAAATTAAGAAAACTTCAACTGCTGGATCTGGGAGAAAATAGATTGTCTGGCAAGGTTCCGTTCACTATAGGCAATATCACCCAATTGTTTAAACTTACCTTTTCACAAAACAATTTGGAAGGCATTATCCCTATAAGCATAAGGAATTGCCAAAATTTGTTGTATCTGGATATTTCAAGAAATAACTTTAATGGATCTATACCCAAGGAGATTCTCCTTCCTTCATTGTCTTTGTGCTTAAACTTATCACGAAATTCATTGACTGGCAGCCTGCCTGCAGAAGTGGGGAAGCTAACAAATATAAATAAACTAGATGTCTCGGGAAACATGCTTTCTGGAGAAATCCCTGTAACTATTGGATCCTGTTCAAGTTTGGAATATCTCTATATGCAACAAAATTCTTTTCAAGGAATGATTCCTTCATCTTTGATTTCCTTGAAGGGTCTCCAAAAATTGGATATTTCACAAAATAATCTCACTGGAGAAATTCCAAAAGTCTTGCAAAGTTTAATATATCTACTGTATTTAAATCTTTCTTTTAATAATCTTATGGGCGAGATTCCATCTGAAGGAGTTTTCAACAATTCAAGTGCAATTTCATTGATCGGTAATAATAAGCTTTGTGGAGGAGTACCAGAACTCCATCTACCAAAATGCCCTACCAAAGAAATAGGACATGACATGCTCTGTGGTGCTACGAGCGTATTCAATCAACCAAAATGTCCTACAAAAGAAATAGGACATGATATGGAGCTTCGTTGCGCTAATAATCGAATTTGTTTTGATGAGTCCATCGCTATCAAGTTAGTAATCATAATTCCTTGTGTGATTTTCTTTATCCTGTTGATGGTATCCTCTGTGCTTGCGTATCAATGGAGAACATCAAAAAGGAAGTCGTTTGTTACACCCGTAGAAATGGATCACATTGTTAAGGTATCTTACAAGGAACTTTATGATGCAACAAGAGGATTCTCTGCCCATGAATTAATTGGTTCTGGAAGCTTTGGTTCTGTGTATAAAGGATTTCTAAATGAAATTGAAGGACCTGTGGCTATTAAGGTTCTCAATCTTGGAATGAATGGTGCTTCAAAAAGCTTCATGGACGAATGCAAGGTGTTAGGGAAAGTGAGGCATCGGAATCTGGCTAAGTTATTAACGTATTGCTCCAGCATTGATTATAAACAAAATGAATTCAAAGCTCTTGTTTATGAGTTCATAGGTAAAGGAAGCTTAGAGAAGTGGTTGCATCACACCCGCACAAATTATAAATCAAGAAAGTTGAATTTTCTTCGAAGATTAAATATTGCAATTGACGTGGCATCTGCATTGCATTATATTCATGACCTTTATGAAATTCCAATCATTCATTGTGACTTGAAGCCTAGCAATATTCTAATCGATGATGACATGGTTGCACATTTAAGTGATTTCGGTTTGGCTAAGCTCTACACCAATGATGTATCTCAAAGTGAAACCAGCTCAGTTGGAATACGGGGGACAATTGGCTATATTCCTCCAG AATATGGAATTGGGAGTACTGCATCGAAGGAGGGAGATGTGTACAGTTATGGAATTCTTATATTGGAGATGTTCACAGGAAAAAGGCCAacagataaaatatttaaaaattatttaactctACACAACTTTGTGAAGGATGCACTACCAGAAAGACTTGTGCATATCACAGACCCGACCCTTCTCCCAAGAGGAATGGAAGAGACACAAACAACAAATAGTGAAATAGATGAGCAAGCTCAAACACATGCAGAAGCAGAGTCCAGCACTAATGGAAACATAAGTCGAACGAGTATAGCCAAAGAGAAAGATGGCTTGATTTCAGTTTTCAAAGTTGGAATAGCTTGTTCAGCGCAATCACCTAAAAATCGAATGAAAATGAGGGATGTAATTAAAGAATTACATTTGCTTAGAAGTACTTTTCTTGGAGTTCGTATCTTTGGATGA
- the LOC110626946 gene encoding PRA1 family protein F2 — MASNGAVQRASTTIRSASTVDSGKPISSTTGTNWNEFKFTDFKLVCPFNFPSSPEAAALRIIRNLNHFALYYTHFVWIILFISLIPKRKLSLILLVIMTYVGSLFLLLLRAVPSCSIVHRILDKRVVLCVIVVATMVELVLTHAGVHLLASLAGSLPVVLVHAILWVREDFSVEEKSSGGGPASGEMIPLVQESPAMV, encoded by the coding sequence atggCAAGCAATGGAGCAGTGCAGAGGGCAAGCACCACCATAAGATCAGCCTCCACAGTTGATTCCGGCAAGCCGATATCTTCAACAACAGGAACAAACTGGAACGAGTTCAAGTTTACAGATTTCAAACTGGTATGTCCCTTCAACTTCCCTTCAAGCCCAGAAGCAGCTGCTTTAAGAATCATCAGAAACCTGAATCATTTTGCTCTATATTACACTCATTTTGTTTGGATCATACTGTTCATCAGCCTAATTCCCAAGAGAAAGTTGTCTCTGATATTGCTGGTGATCATGACATATGTGGGATCTTTGTTCTTGTTACTGTTACGTGCAGTGCCAAGTTGTAGTATTGTTCATAGGATTTTGGACAAACGAGTGGTGCTTTGTGTGATTGTTGTTGCGACCATGGTTGAGCTTGTCTTGACCCATGCTGGTGTTCATCTTCTTGCGTCGTTGGCGGGTTCTTTGCCGGTGGTTTTGGTTCATGCTATTTTGTGGGTTAGGGAAGATTTCTCCGTTGAAGAGAAGAGCTCTGGTGGCGGTCCTGCTTCAGGGGAGATGATTCCTCTTGTGCAGGAGTCACCGGCTATGGTGtga
- the LOC110626177 gene encoding RHOMBOID-like protein 13 gives MGKPLFYEILEKPATSCIIGICSAIWFYIQKKNIGYSHVGLSYETAIEGHHWRIITSAFSHISVLHLVFNMSALWSLGVVEQLGHIGLGVAYYLQYTLVLVILSGLLVLGMYHILIQRFKVEYFRRVTAVGYSCVVFGWMTILSVKQPSSKLDLFGFLSLPISFAPFESLIFTSIIVPQASFLGHLSGIIVGYAIAWGLIHGMNNFWALSMLGWIVVIFVFSLKQSGAYDFKFLDIESVTDPSMPSVRFLENGRTLQMSALPLEGVEVV, from the coding sequence ATGGGGAAGCCATTGTTTTACGAGATCTTGGAAAAACCAGCTACTAGTTGTATAATAGGGATATGCAGTGCCATTTGGTTTTATATACAGAAGAAAAATATTGGGTATTCACATGTGGGCTTGAGTTATGAAACTGCTATTGAAGGGCACCATTGGAGGATAATTACATCAGCTTTTTCACATATTAGTGTTCTTCATCTTGTTTTCAATATGAGTGCACTGTGGAGTCTTGGTGTTGTAGAACAGTTGGGGCACATTGGCCTTGGTGTTGCATATTATCTTCAATACACACTTGTGCTAGTTATCTTGTCTGGATTGCTAGTATTGGGAATGTACCACATATTGATACAAAGATTTAAGGTTGAGTATTTTCGGAGAGTGACTGCAGTTGGGTATTCTTGTGTTGTTTTTGGGTGGATGACAATTCTTTCTGTGAAGCAACCATCCTCAAAGTTGGATCTTTTTGGTTTTCTCTCGCTGCCCATCAGTTTTGCCCCTTTTGAGTCATTAATTTTTACATCAATTATTGTTCCACAAGCAAGTTTTCTTGGTCATTTATCAGGAATCATTGTTGGGTATGCAATTGCATGGGGTTTGATTCATGGGATGAACAATTTCTGGGCACTCTCAATGCTGGGATGGATAGTGGTCATTTTTGTTTTCAGTTTGAAGCAGTCTGGTGCATATGATTTCAAGTTTCTTGATATTGAATCTGTTACTGATCCTTCCATGCCTTCTGTGAGATTTCTCGAGAATGGGAGAACCTTGCAGATGAGTGCATTACCACTTGAAGGTGTTGAAGTTGTTTAA
- the LOC110627098 gene encoding protein ENHANCED DISEASE RESISTANCE 2 isoform X2 encodes MASPAERSECEWIERIKADGAVPLLEPENCPNGWASPPGDKFMVRGPDYLTSKVKIPAEECLLKPLGFDWIKGSTKIGEILKNPNSRVRKTIDDEFPTGDKPFVWAFNLQVPSKDNYSAVVYFVATEPITEGSLVDRFLRGDDGFRNSRLKLIANIVKGPWIVRKAVGEQAVCIIGRALTCRYCVAENFFEVDVDIGSSVVASAIVHLAFGYITMLTVDLAFVIEGQTESELPERLLGAVRFSDLNPASAHSFEPSSDETAGSLHSSLPTRLWKSIGQGFSQFLHPGAQEDGSTNGSAHVNGTSNHEECPEDVKK; translated from the exons ATGGCCAGCCCTGCTGAGAGAAGTGAGTGTGAATGGATAGAAAGAATCAAAGCAGATGGGGCTGTGCCGCTACTTGAACCAGAAAATTGTCCAAATGGTTGGGCTTCCCCACCAGGAGACAAATTCATGGTGAGAGGTCCAGATTACTTGACAAGCAAGGTTAAAATCCCTGCCGAAGAATGCCTTCTAAAGCCTCTTGGATTTGACTGGATTAAAGGTTCTACCAAGATTGGGGAGATTTTGAAGAATCCAAATAGCCGTGTAAGGAAGACTATCGACGATGAGTTTCCAACTGGCGATAAGCCTTTTGTTTGGGCATTTAATCTACAAGTACCTAGCAAGGATAATTATAGTGCTGTGGTGTATTTTGTTGCCACAGAACCAATCACGGAGGGATCGTTGGTGGACCGGTTCTTGAGAGGGGATGATGGGTTCAGAAATTCAAGACTCAAACTGATTGCCAACATTGTAAAAGGTCCCTGGATTGTAAGAAAGGCAGTCGGGGAGCAGGCCGTATGCATTATTGGTCGTGCCCTTACTTGTAGATACTGTGTTGCAGAGAATTTTTTTGAAGTAGATGTGGATATTGGATCATCTGTGGTTGCAAGTGCAATTGTTCATCTAGCATTTGGTTACATCACGATGCTGACTGTTGACTTAGCTTTTGTCATCGAGGGTCAGACAGAGTCGGAGCTTCCAGAACGACTCTTAGGTGCTGTCAGATTCTCTGATCTAAACCCTGCTTCTGCGCATTCCTTTGAGCCATCATCAGATGAAACTGCTGGTAGTTTGCATTCTTCATTGCCGACGCGTTTGTGGAAATCCATTGGCCAGGGATTTTCTCAATTTCTCCATCCAGGTGCTCAAGAGGATGGTTCTACCAATGGATCGGCCCATGTTAATGGAACTTCCAATCATGAAGAATGTCCTGAAGATGTAAAGAAATG A
- the LOC110627098 gene encoding protein ENHANCED DISEASE RESISTANCE 2 isoform X1 — MASPAERSECEWIERIKADGAVPLLEPENCPNGWASPPGDKFMVRGPDYLTSKVKIPAEECLLKPLGFDWIKGSTKIGEILKNPNSRVRKTIDDEFPTGDKPFVWAFNLQVPSKDNYSAVVYFVATEPITEGSLVDRFLRGDDGFRNSRLKLIANIVKGPWIVRKAVGEQAVCIIGRALTCRYCVAENFFEVDVDIGSSVVASAIVHLAFGYITMLTVDLAFVIEGQTESELPERLLGAVRFSDLNPASAHSFEPSSDETAGSLHSSLPTRLWKSIGQGFSQFLHPGAQEDGSTNGSAHVNGTSNHEECPEDVKKW, encoded by the coding sequence ATGGCCAGCCCTGCTGAGAGAAGTGAGTGTGAATGGATAGAAAGAATCAAAGCAGATGGGGCTGTGCCGCTACTTGAACCAGAAAATTGTCCAAATGGTTGGGCTTCCCCACCAGGAGACAAATTCATGGTGAGAGGTCCAGATTACTTGACAAGCAAGGTTAAAATCCCTGCCGAAGAATGCCTTCTAAAGCCTCTTGGATTTGACTGGATTAAAGGTTCTACCAAGATTGGGGAGATTTTGAAGAATCCAAATAGCCGTGTAAGGAAGACTATCGACGATGAGTTTCCAACTGGCGATAAGCCTTTTGTTTGGGCATTTAATCTACAAGTACCTAGCAAGGATAATTATAGTGCTGTGGTGTATTTTGTTGCCACAGAACCAATCACGGAGGGATCGTTGGTGGACCGGTTCTTGAGAGGGGATGATGGGTTCAGAAATTCAAGACTCAAACTGATTGCCAACATTGTAAAAGGTCCCTGGATTGTAAGAAAGGCAGTCGGGGAGCAGGCCGTATGCATTATTGGTCGTGCCCTTACTTGTAGATACTGTGTTGCAGAGAATTTTTTTGAAGTAGATGTGGATATTGGATCATCTGTGGTTGCAAGTGCAATTGTTCATCTAGCATTTGGTTACATCACGATGCTGACTGTTGACTTAGCTTTTGTCATCGAGGGTCAGACAGAGTCGGAGCTTCCAGAACGACTCTTAGGTGCTGTCAGATTCTCTGATCTAAACCCTGCTTCTGCGCATTCCTTTGAGCCATCATCAGATGAAACTGCTGGTAGTTTGCATTCTTCATTGCCGACGCGTTTGTGGAAATCCATTGGCCAGGGATTTTCTCAATTTCTCCATCCAGGTGCTCAAGAGGATGGTTCTACCAATGGATCGGCCCATGTTAATGGAACTTCCAATCATGAAGAATGTCCTGAAGATGTAAAGAAATGGTAA